One window of Panthera tigris isolate Pti1 chromosome C2, P.tigris_Pti1_mat1.1, whole genome shotgun sequence genomic DNA carries:
- the LOC102963092 gene encoding myelin-associated oligodendrocyte basic protein — protein sequence MSQKTVKEGPRLSKNQKFSEHFSIHCCPPFTFLNSKREIVDRKYSICKSGCFYQKKEEDWICCACQKTSTSRRATSPQRPKQQPAAPPAVVRAPAKPRSPPRSERQPRPRPEVRPPPAKQRPPQKSKQPPRSSPHRGPGTSRGGSPIKASRFW from the exons ATGAGTCAGAAAACGGTTAAGGAGGGCCCCAGACTCTCCAAGAACCAGAAGTTTTCGGAGCACTTCAGCATACATTGCTGCCCGCCATTCACCTTCCTCAACTCCAAACGGGAGATCGTGGATCGGAAGTACAGCATCTGTAAAAGTGGCTGCTTCtaccagaagaaagaagaggactGGATCTGCTGTGCCTGCCAGAAGACCAG CACCAGCCGCCGGGCAACGTCCCCTCAGAGGCCCAAGCAACAGCCAGCGGCACCCCCCGCGGTGGTCAGAGCACCGGCCAAGCCACGGTCCCCTCCGAGGTCCGAGCGTCAACCGCGCCCCCGCCCAGAGGTCCGACCACCACCAGCCAAGCAGCGCCCCCCTCAGAAGTCCAAGCAGCCGCCGCGCAGCAGCCCCCACAGAGGGCCGGGCACCAGCCGTGGGGGGTCCCCCATCAAAGCTTCTAGGTTCTGGTAA